Proteins co-encoded in one Theileria equi strain WA chromosome 3, complete sequence genomic window:
- a CDS encoding hypothetical protein (encoded by transcript BEWA_011410A) yields the protein MDTLEDCMISSPLPCAHLVISDQSQMDFYSMILSSGQTHTSNMSNRLFLKVIEDKEMDKMNNKAVNWLNMEINEPTCIICCRDWQSYKLELKGSQESVSDSSLVNVIPNSDASEDKTTQNEEKVEIKINKSFIMKGTLKNLETLIKEDIENCLSIYKESNFRKMVPCKFLFLVLLNENLKNPNKAIAGLKNLNPNEVAAICVTCGLSDITIKLSKVEQLMYEISLSYYEKKVHKLSKVSVGIKNRIQTNPNETDEIYFAATNFKMGFFSEFLSNSKDALNKYTTCWNSIKNMNKDTNIIDKATIAFYVSLRMLHGHFTNSNVISALALSFEIFEYMKDLLYIKNKGLYYNIMYLTNYVIASKFEELSNSDDKNYTSLMQHAANYYKWTLQFLIQLRKVVKTLIVSNRGHFIPHRFGQIFFYEDMDFGNLYSETSNEESLNYGNTLDINASEVFLLEETERLIGKLLKCFSNFIWKNSLLQIYSLIGDSLFLSYKYKEALNIYLSVFSNIMNPEILETDDILKEYKQLSANMTNSEHSKGRSELEYIYYVNALIISECCYNRSWIALCLTLISKIVVSLSIILSERTKIPSIIYDMADIDGDIDWYKTENDSLNVYETIFIKSVITLISLKSDSSELIEYLHKISLTILNNNIKSFVILSKTHRSQYTYAYCKSEECIDILINFRLDFPCEVITNEGLIDTTLGAITFHITEYSSFDDIVVVHANSNETHRKEVTLPRNKSIILSLTYPSSYSKNDFKIFGLTFNWKINEIIIFCIVAPISLYNGSIIYSKGRIMGGDSRDNIKLGLISSSSCVPTHPNIISKRNYLNQSNYITELTVKLLEMNSVNSGLAKLVLGNANNFIFKNSIRMKVVVDTVVRGSMAPITFVFSYDKILKYMFSDLKFFVETDSNVDICALTDFCNSSNIYKLCKSRIIEFVMDNFIEYSKLMPGTCKFTDNEFSSGSVFSVSVEDNIKHFFFKDSKQEQSIVCIFGLIKIPTSGNSDINFTFCCQENNGTNSPNEKITIAKERVSILVHEPLNVSLTVNNIYDNESGKELKSFSIDLVNNAFIKYEILSVKLLSGSVIISENTDLFGFEQAIDSNQRQQLVYIKSTDRNIDKQFRVEVISSIICNYAHPFDYFKEHCNIITNESYECEDVYVHDIEVYIKHNSVSTLGDTFYMTTIIENNSNEMQVCETFNSNSYHDRNYK from the coding sequence ATGGATACATTGGAAGATTGTATGATTTCTTCACCATTGCCATGTGCGCATTTGGTCATTTCTGATCAATCCCAAATGGATTTTTATTCCATGATACTATCCTCTGGGCAAACGCACACATCTAACATGTCTAATCGATTATTTTTGAAAGTGATAGAAGATAAAGAGATGGACAAAATGAATAATAAAGCAGTAAATTGGTTGAATATGGAAATTAACGAACCAACGTGTATTATATGTTGCAGAGATTGGCAGTCTTACAAGTTAGAACTTAAAGGAAGCCAAGAATCTGTATCTGATTCATCATTAGTTAATGTAATACCTAACTCGGATGCATCGGAAGATAAGACAACTCAAAATGAGGAAAAGGTGGAAATTAAAATAAATAAATCTTTTATAATGAAGGGTACTCTTAAAAATCTGGAAACTTTGATAAAGGAAGACATAGAAAATTGCCTATCAATATATAAAGAATCTAATTTCAGAAAGATGGTTCCATgtaaatttttattcttggtCTTGCTTAACgaaaatttaaaaaacCCAAACAAGGCCATAGCGGGGCTGAAAAACTTGAATCCAAATGAGGTTGCAGCAATATGTGTAACATGTGGATTGTCAGATATAACCATTAAACTCTCAAAAGTCGAACAACTTATGTATGAAATTAGTTTATCTTACTATGAAAAGAAAGTACATAAGTTATCTAAGGTATCAGTTGgtattaaaaatagaatACAAACAAATCCTAATGAAACGGATGAAATATACTTTGCCGCTACAAACTTTAAGATGGGATTCTTTTCCGAGTTTTTGTCTAATAGCAAAGATGCCCTTAATAAGTACACTACATGTTGGAATAGTATTAAAAACATGAACAAGGATACGAATATAATTGACAAGGCAACTATCGCTTTTTATGTATCACTGCGCATGTTACACGgacattttacaaattcaaaCGTAATATCTGCTCTCGCACTTTCTTTTGAGATATTTGAATATATGAAAGATCTTCTATACATAAAAAACAAGGGTTTATATTACAACATAATGTATTTGACAAACTATGTAATAGCTAGCAAATTCGAGGAATTAAGTAACTCggatgataaaaattaCACGAGTCTCATGCAACATGCTGCTAACTATTACAAATGGACTCTACAATTCCTTATTCAACTCCGAAAAGTTGTGAAAACGCTAATTGTTTCTAATAGGGGACATTTTATCCCACATAGATTCGGACAAATTTTTTTTTATGAAGATATGGATTTTGGTAACCTCTACTCTGAAACTTCGAATGAAGAATCTTTAAACTATGGTAATACTCTTGATATAAACGCTTCAGAAGTGTTCTTACTAGAAGAAACAGAGAGATTAATAGGaaaattattaaaatgtttCTCAAACTTTATATGGAAAAATTCACTCTTGCAGATATACAGTCTCATCGGCGACTCACTATTTCTCTCTTACAAATACAAAGAAGCATTAAATATTTATCTTAGTGTCTTTAGTAATATAATGAATCCAGAGATTTTAGAAACAGATGATATATTGAAAGAATATAAGCAATTATCAGCTAATATGACAAATTCCGAGCATAGTAAAGGACGTTCTGAACTTGAATATATATATTATGTAAATGCGCTGATCATTAGTGAATGCTGCTATAACAGAAGTTGGATAGCACTATGTCTTACTCTCATCTCCAAAATAGTTGTTTCTTTGAGTATAATACTTTCTGAACGCACTAAAATACCCTCAATTATCTATGATATGGCAGATATTGACGGTGATATTGATTGGTACAAAACAGAAAATGATAGTCTGAATGTTTATGAAACaattttcatcaaaagtGTAATAACTTTAatttcattaaaatccGATTCTAGTGAATTGATAGAATATTTGCACAAAATTAGTCTCACGATTTTGAATAACAATATAAAATCATTCGTAATACTGAGTAAGACGCACCGGTCTCAATATACTTATGCATACTGTAAATCGGAGGAATGCattgatattttgataaatttcCGTCTGGATTTTCCCTGTGAAGTAATAACTAATGAGGGACTTATTGACACAACGCTCGGCGCAATTACGTTTCACATAACTGAATACTCAAGTTTTGATGACATTGTCGTAGTCCATGCAAATTCTAATGAAACACACAGAAAAGAGGTTACATTGCCTAGAAACAAAAGTATTATTTTATCCCTAACATATCCATCTTCATATTCTAAGAAtgatttcaaaatttttggattAACATTTAACTGGAAAATAAACGaaattatcattttttGCATAGTAGCACCCATAAGTCTTTATAATGGAAGTATAATTTACTCAAAAGGTAGAATTATGGGCGGTGATAGTCGTGATAATATTAAACTCGGCTTGATAAGCAGTTCTAGCTGCGTTCCAACGCACCCTAATATTATATCAAAACGCAATTATTTAAATCAAAGTAATTATATCACGGAACTAACAGTGAAGTTATTAGAAATGAACAGTGTGAACTCTGGACTTGCGAAACTAGTTCTAGGTAATGCAAATAATTtcatctttaaaaatagCATAAGGATGAAAGTAGTTGTAGACACAGTTGTCAGAGGATCTATGGCTCCAATAACCTTTGTATTCAGCTATGATAAAATCCTTAAATACATGTTTTCGGATCTGAAATTTTTTGTTGAAACAGATAGCAATGTTGATATATGCGCATTGACAGATTTTTGTAATAGTTCCAACATATACAAATTATGCAAGTCTAGAATAATTGAATTTGTAATGGATAATTTTATAGAATACTCAAAATTGATGCCAGGAACATGTAAATTTACAGACAATGAGTTTTCATCGGGATCTGTATTCTCTGTATCCGTGGAAGATAATATAAAACACTTTTTTTTTAAGGATAGTAAACAAGAACAATCTATAGTTTGTATATTTGGCCtaataaaaataccaaCATCTGGGAACAGCGATATAAATTTCACTTTTTGTTGTCAGGAAAATAATGGTACGAACTCACCCAATGAAAAAATAACTATTGCAAAAGAACGTGTTAGTATATTGGTCCATGAACCCCTAAATGTTTCTCTAACGGTAAACAATATCTATGATAATGAAAGTGGGAAAGAGCTAAAGTCATTTTCCATCGATCTTGTTAACAACGCATTcataaaatatgaaattCTCAGTGTAAAATTATTAAGTGGAAGTGTTATTATTTCTGAAAATACTGATCTATTCGGATTTGAACAAGCCATTGATTCAAACCAGAGACAACAACTTGTTTACATCAAATCAACAGATAGGAACATTGACAAGCAGTTTAGAGTGGAAGTcatatcatcaataatCTGCAACTATGCGCATCCTTTTGactattttaaagaacACTGCAACATCATAACAAACGAAAGTTACGAGTGTGAAGATGTGTATGTCCATGACATAGAAGTATATATTAAACACAACAGTGTATCCACCTTAGGGGACACATTTTATATGACAACAATAATAGAAAACAACTCAAACGAAATGCAGGTATGTGAAACTTTCAACAGTAACAGCTACCATGACAGGAATTACAAATAA